One segment of Tenrec ecaudatus isolate mTenEca1 chromosome 1, mTenEca1.hap1, whole genome shotgun sequence DNA contains the following:
- the GJB4 gene encoding gap junction beta-4 protein has product MNWAFLQGLLSGVNKYSTALGRIWLSVVFIFRVLVYVVAAESVWDDEQKDFICNTKQPGCPNVCYDEFFPVSHVRLWALQLILVTCPSLLVVMHVAYREDREKRHRLKHGPNAQPLYGHTGKKRGGLWWTYLLSLIFKATVDIGFLYIFHRLYKNYDMPRVVACSTSPCPHTVDCFISRPTEKKVFTYFMVATAVVCILLNLCEVGYLVCKRCLEVVGPRRRKGQRQDHLPTSYSSYDPLQKESSQDRTAVLINTGLAPEDIGGYT; this is encoded by the coding sequence ATGAACTGGGCATTTCTGCAGGGCCTCCTGAGCGGGGTCAACAAGTACTCCACGGCCCTGGGCCGGATCTGGCTATCAGTGGTCTTCATATTCCGCGTGCTGGTGTACGTGGTGGCTGCCGAGAGCGTGTGGGACGACGAGCAAAAGGACTTTATCTGCAACACCAAGCAACCAGGCTGCCCCAACGTCTGCTACGACGAGTTCTTCCCCGTGTCCCACGTGCGCCTGTGGGCCCTGCAGCTCATCCTGGTCACCTGCCCCTCCCTGCTGGTGGTCATGCACGTGGCCTACCGCGAGGATCGTGAGAAGCGACACCGCCTGAAACATGGGCCCAACGCCCAGCCCCTGTACGGCCACACAGGCAAGAAGCGGGGTGGGCTCTGGTGGACGTACTTGCTGAGCCTCATCTTCAAGGCGACAGTCGACATCGGCTTCCTCTACATCTTCCATCGCCTCTATAAGAATTACGACATGCCCCGCGTGGTGGCCTGCTCTACAAGCCCCTGCCCCCACACTGTGGACTGTTTCATCTCCCGCCCCACGGAGAAGAAGGTCTTCACCTACTTCATGGTGGCCACGGCTGTCGTCTGCATCCTGCTGAACCTCTGTGAAGTCGGATACCTGGTGTGCAAGAGGTGCCTGGAGGTTGTGGGCCCCAGGCGCCGGAAGGGTCAGCGCCAGGATCATCTACCCACCTCGTACTCCTCATATGATCCCTTACAGAAAGAGAGCTCCCAAGACAGGACTGCTGTCCTAATAAACACTGGCTTGGCCCCAGAGGATATAGGTGGGTATACATAA